In Alloyangia pacifica, the following proteins share a genomic window:
- a CDS encoding zinc ABC transporter substrate-binding protein yields the protein MYRSLLPALLLASPAFAEVPKVVTDIAPVQGLVASVMGDLGTPDLLIPASASPHSHALKPSEARALQQADLVFWIGEELSPDLARKIDSIAQAGSAVSLFDLPGTRHLAARNDVLFAEPGAQGDHDHGGHDEEAHDHDAHDDHGHGEHSHDDHAHEDHHDHGHEAGGHHHEGDDPHAWLSVDNAATWLTAIAESLAAQDPENAQTYAANAEAAQARIAEARAAAEATLAPVKDNHFVVFHDAFQYYEDSFGLTVLGAISLSDATTPSPARLDALRDALSGAAAACVFAEPQFDPRLIAAVTEGAGTPVAEIDPLGATLEAGPGFYPALIEDMAQRIADCAAQ from the coding sequence ATGTACCGCTCCCTCCTCCCCGCCCTTCTGCTCGCCAGCCCCGCTTTCGCCGAGGTGCCCAAGGTGGTCACCGACATCGCCCCCGTGCAGGGGCTGGTGGCCAGCGTGATGGGCGACCTCGGCACACCGGACCTGCTGATCCCCGCCAGCGCCTCGCCGCACAGCCATGCGCTGAAACCCTCCGAGGCGCGCGCGCTGCAGCAGGCCGACCTGGTCTTCTGGATCGGCGAGGAGCTGAGCCCGGACCTCGCCCGCAAGATCGACTCCATCGCGCAGGCGGGCAGCGCGGTCTCGCTCTTCGACCTGCCCGGCACCCGGCACCTCGCGGCGCGCAACGACGTGCTTTTCGCCGAGCCCGGTGCGCAGGGGGATCATGACCACGGCGGGCACGACGAGGAGGCGCACGATCACGACGCGCATGACGATCACGGTCATGGCGAACACAGTCACGACGACCATGCGCACGAGGACCATCACGACCATGGTCACGAGGCGGGCGGACACCACCACGAGGGCGACGACCCGCACGCCTGGCTCTCGGTCGACAATGCCGCGACTTGGCTGACCGCGATTGCCGAGAGCCTTGCGGCGCAGGATCCCGAGAACGCCCAGACCTACGCCGCCAACGCCGAGGCCGCGCAAGCCCGCATCGCCGAGGCCCGCGCCGCCGCCGAAGCCACGCTCGCGCCGGTGAAGGACAACCATTTCGTCGTCTTCCACGACGCCTTCCAGTACTACGAGGACAGCTTCGGGCTGACCGTGCTGGGTGCGATCTCGCTCTCGGATGCCACCACCCCCAGCCCGGCCCGCCTCGACGCGCTGCGCGACGCGCTGAGCGGCGCGGCTGCGGCCTGCGTCTTTGCCGAGCCGCAGTTCGACCCGCGCCTCATCGCGGCGGTGACCGAAGGCGCGGGCACCCCGGTGGCCGAGATTGACCCGCTCGGTGCCACGCTCGAAGCCGGCCCCGGCTTCTACCCGGCGCTGATCGAGGACATGGCGCAGCGCATCGCGGATTGCGCCGCTCAATAA
- a CDS encoding ATP-binding cassette domain-containing protein: MTLIEALGLQVTLGEHPVLQGVDFHVDPGEIVTIVGPNGSGKSTLLRTLIGAVRPQAGKVTRKPGLRLGYVPQKLQIDATLPLTVARFLSLPQRISRAEGRAALEEAGAGALEERPMSGLSGGQFQRVLLARAILGKPEVLLLDEPTQGLDQPGSAAFYRQIEQIRARLGCAVVMVSHELHVVMSASDRVVCLNGHVCCQGHPETVAQAAEYRALFGTGTHGALALYRHEHTHTHDHAHDHAHDHSHHDHAGHGH, encoded by the coding sequence ATGACGCTTATCGAGGCGCTTGGCCTGCAGGTCACGCTGGGCGAGCATCCGGTGCTGCAGGGTGTCGATTTCCACGTAGACCCCGGAGAGATCGTTACGATCGTCGGGCCGAACGGCTCGGGCAAGTCGACGCTGCTGCGCACGCTGATCGGCGCGGTCCGGCCGCAGGCGGGCAAGGTGACGCGCAAGCCGGGGCTCCGGCTCGGCTACGTGCCGCAAAAGCTGCAGATCGACGCGACGCTCCCGCTGACCGTGGCGCGGTTCCTGTCTCTGCCGCAGCGGATCAGCCGCGCCGAGGGCCGTGCGGCGCTGGAAGAGGCTGGGGCCGGGGCGCTGGAGGAGCGGCCCATGTCGGGGCTCTCGGGCGGGCAGTTCCAGCGCGTGCTGCTGGCGCGGGCGATCCTCGGCAAGCCCGAGGTGCTGCTGCTCGACGAGCCGACGCAGGGGCTCGACCAGCCGGGCTCGGCGGCTTTCTACCGGCAGATCGAGCAGATCCGCGCGCGGCTCGGCTGCGCGGTGGTGATGGTCAGCCACGAGCTGCACGTGGTGATGAGCGCCTCGGACCGCGTGGTCTGCCTCAACGGCCATGTCTGTTGCCAGGGCCACCCCGAGACGGTGGCGCAGGCGGCGGAGTACCGGGCGCTTTTCGGCACCGGCACCCATGGTGCGCTGGCGCTCTACCGACACGAGCACACGCATACGCACGATCATGCCCATGACCATGCGCATGACCATTCCCACCACGATCACGCAGGGCACGGGCACTGA
- a CDS encoding polysaccharide biosynthesis/export family protein yields MKQSRSRWAKSAALLAAVSILASCALPRVGPNKDEIYSGSVQREGDAFIVSVNDRVTRATAVVPALGFSDQFQGAGLVGSDTIQPGDTLGLTIWENVDDGLLAAAETNATALEEVQVDGSGFIFVPYAGRIRASGNSPETVRRIITEKLQDQTPDPQVEVRRLAGDGSTVSLVGAVGGQGVYAIERPTRTLSSMLARAGGITIQPEIAQITVLRGGNQGKIWFQDLYKNPRYDIALRGGDRILVEEDTRAFTALGATGTQARVPFETQTLSAVEAIAQVGGLVPSASDPTGVFIFRNEPADIANQVLGRSDLIGAQRMVYVLDLTKPNGMFMARDFVVRDQDTLYVTEAPYAQWSKAITSLTGTLTAIATVSTVRDAVTN; encoded by the coding sequence GTGAAACAGTCCCGCTCCCGATGGGCGAAATCCGCCGCCCTTCTGGCCGCAGTGTCGATTCTGGCATCCTGCGCCCTGCCCCGCGTCGGTCCCAACAAGGATGAAATCTACTCCGGTTCCGTGCAGCGCGAAGGCGATGCCTTCATCGTTTCGGTCAACGACCGGGTGACCCGCGCCACCGCCGTCGTGCCTGCACTCGGCTTCTCCGACCAGTTCCAGGGCGCAGGCCTCGTCGGCTCCGACACCATCCAGCCCGGCGACACGCTCGGCCTGACGATCTGGGAGAACGTCGACGACGGGCTGCTGGCCGCTGCCGAAACCAATGCCACCGCGCTCGAAGAGGTGCAGGTCGACGGCTCGGGCTTCATCTTCGTGCCCTACGCCGGCCGCATAAGGGCCTCGGGCAACTCGCCCGAGACCGTGCGCCGGATCATCACCGAGAAGCTGCAGGATCAGACCCCCGACCCGCAGGTCGAGGTGCGCCGCCTTGCCGGTGACGGCTCGACCGTCAGTCTGGTCGGCGCCGTGGGCGGTCAGGGCGTCTACGCCATCGAGCGCCCGACCCGGACGCTTTCGTCGATGCTGGCCCGCGCTGGCGGCATCACCATCCAGCCCGAGATCGCCCAGATCACCGTGCTGCGTGGCGGCAACCAGGGCAAGATCTGGTTCCAGGATCTCTACAAGAACCCGCGCTACGACATCGCCCTGCGCGGCGGCGACCGCATCCTCGTCGAGGAGGACACCCGCGCCTTCACCGCGCTCGGCGCCACCGGCACCCAGGCCCGCGTGCCCTTCGAGACGCAGACGCTTTCGGCCGTCGAGGCGATCGCCCAGGTCGGCGGCCTCGTGCCCTCGGCCTCGGACCCGACCGGCGTGTTCATCTTCCGCAACGAGCCCGCCGACATCGCCAACCAGGTGCTCGGTCGCAGCGACCTGATCGGGGCGCAGCGCATGGTCTACGTGCTCGACCTGACCAAGCCCAACGGCATGTTCATGGCGCGCGACTTCGTGGTGCGCGACCAGGACACGCTTTACGTCACCGAGGCGCCCTATGCCCAATGGAGCAAGGCGATCACCTCGCTCACCGGCACGCTGACCGCCATCGCAACCGTCTCGACCGTCCGCGACGCGGTGACCAACTGA
- a CDS encoding cation diffusion facilitator family transporter — protein sequence MSHHHHHHHHHVDPEAGDFRMALAVGVNMLLTVAQVVGGILSGSLAMIADALHNFSDAISLIIAALARKIARRPANAEMPFGYARAETVAALINYTTLIVIGVYLMIEAILRFLSPEPVQGWMVVIIAAVALVIDVVTALLTYSMSKDSQNIRAAFLHNVADAMGSLAVILAGTLILHFGWTWIDPLVTLLIAGYILWMAFAEIGGVIRVLMLGSPLDVVPAQVLEAAQAIDGVAGLHKAHLWQVDEHNAALQAHLVVDEGAWARADGIKRAVKEEMQSRFGLRQVTLELECSRHSCASPQDWGDA from the coding sequence ATGAGTCACCACCATCACCACCATCATCATCACGTGGACCCCGAGGCCGGCGATTTTCGCATGGCGCTCGCGGTCGGCGTGAACATGCTGCTCACCGTCGCGCAAGTGGTGGGCGGCATCCTCTCGGGCAGCCTCGCGATGATCGCCGACGCGCTGCACAATTTCTCGGATGCGATCTCGCTGATCATCGCCGCGCTGGCGCGCAAGATCGCGCGCCGCCCGGCCAATGCCGAGATGCCCTTTGGCTACGCCCGTGCCGAGACAGTGGCGGCGCTGATCAACTACACCACGCTGATCGTCATCGGCGTCTACCTGATGATCGAGGCGATCCTGCGGTTTCTCTCGCCCGAGCCGGTGCAGGGCTGGATGGTGGTGATCATTGCTGCCGTCGCGCTGGTGATCGACGTGGTGACCGCGCTGTTGACCTATTCGATGTCGAAGGACAGCCAGAACATCCGCGCCGCCTTCCTGCACAACGTGGCGGACGCCATGGGTTCGCTCGCGGTGATCTTGGCGGGGACGCTGATCCTGCATTTCGGCTGGACCTGGATCGACCCGCTGGTGACGCTGCTCATCGCCGGATACATCCTGTGGATGGCCTTTGCCGAGATCGGCGGGGTGATCCGCGTACTGATGCTGGGCAGCCCGCTTGACGTGGTGCCGGCGCAGGTGCTGGAGGCGGCGCAGGCGATCGACGGCGTCGCGGGGCTGCACAAGGCGCACTTGTGGCAGGTCGACGAGCACAACGCTGCGCTGCAGGCGCATCTTGTGGTCGATGAGGGCGCCTGGGCCCGCGCCGACGGGATCAAGCGCGCGGTGAAGGAGGAGATGCAGAGCCGCTTCGGCTTGCGGCAGGTGACGCTCGAGCTGGAATGCAGCCGACACAGTTGCGCGTCACCACAGGACTGGGGCGACGCATGA
- a CDS encoding capsule biosynthesis protein yields MSKATADQPAAPPRRVFLFLQGPHGPFFHRLGAMLRRTGAEVWRVGFNAGDRAFWFHGESYLPFNGTPEDWPARIAALLAEKRVTDLVLYGDTRGIHAEAVTEARRRGLRVHVFEEGYMRPYWVTYERGGANGHSRLMQMDVADMRAALARSDMEAPLPPGHWGDMRQHIFYGALYHWFVMFRNGDYRNFRAHRDLPVAREFQLYLKRLLTMPLTRVERFLETLQIRRGGYPYHLVLLQLEHDSSFRKHSPFASMGEFVDLVLDGFAEGAPGHHHLVFKAHPLENGQLPLRRMIAEAARRLGIADRVHFVPGGKLARLLDDARSAVTVNSTAGQQVLWRGIPLRTFGRAVYAKPEFVSDQPLPEFFALPTRPDSRAYKDYRRYLLETSQVPGGFYASRGRRQLLRQVVDMMLSPHDPYDALRNGTAAPRQQLRLVR; encoded by the coding sequence ATGTCCAAGGCAACCGCAGACCAGCCAGCAGCGCCACCGCGCCGTGTCTTCCTCTTCCTGCAGGGGCCGCACGGTCCGTTCTTTCATCGTCTCGGCGCCATGTTGCGCCGCACCGGGGCCGAGGTCTGGCGGGTCGGATTCAATGCCGGAGACCGCGCGTTCTGGTTCCACGGCGAGAGCTACCTGCCCTTCAACGGCACTCCCGAGGACTGGCCCGCACGCATCGCCGCCCTGCTCGCCGAGAAGCGTGTCACCGACCTCGTGCTTTACGGCGACACGCGCGGCATCCACGCCGAGGCGGTGACCGAGGCGCGTCGGCGCGGGCTGCGTGTCCATGTCTTCGAGGAAGGCTACATGCGCCCCTACTGGGTGACCTACGAACGCGGCGGCGCCAATGGGCATTCGCGGCTGATGCAGATGGACGTGGCGGACATGCGCGCCGCGCTGGCACGCTCCGACATGGAAGCCCCCCTGCCCCCCGGCCACTGGGGCGACATGCGCCAGCACATCTTCTATGGCGCGCTCTACCATTGGTTCGTGATGTTCCGAAACGGCGACTATCGCAACTTCCGCGCCCATCGCGACCTGCCCGTCGCGCGCGAGTTCCAACTCTACCTGAAACGTCTGCTGACGATGCCGCTGACCCGGGTCGAACGCTTTCTCGAGACTCTGCAGATCCGCCGCGGCGGCTACCCCTACCACCTCGTGCTGCTGCAGCTCGAGCACGACTCCAGCTTCCGCAAGCATTCGCCGTTTGCCAGCATGGGCGAGTTCGTCGACCTCGTGCTGGACGGCTTCGCCGAAGGCGCGCCGGGCCATCATCACCTGGTGTTCAAGGCCCACCCTCTTGAGAATGGCCAGCTGCCGCTGCGCCGCATGATCGCCGAGGCCGCGCGCCGGCTCGGCATCGCCGACCGGGTGCATTTCGTCCCCGGCGGCAAGCTGGCAAGGCTTCTCGACGACGCGCGCAGCGCGGTGACGGTGAATTCAACCGCCGGACAGCAGGTGCTCTGGCGCGGCATTCCGCTCAGGACCTTCGGCCGCGCGGTCTATGCCAAGCCCGAGTTCGTCTCTGATCAGCCGCTGCCCGAGTTCTTCGCCTTGCCGACCCGCCCAGACAGCCGCGCCTACAAGGACTACCGGCGGTATCTGCTTGAAACCAGCCAAGTTCCCGGTGGCTTCTACGCGTCGCGCGGGCGCAGACAACTTCTGCGGCAGGTGGTCGACATGATGCTCTCCCCTCACGATCCTTACGACGCGCTGCGCAACGGGACCGCGGCGCCTCGGCAACAGTTGCGGCTGGTCCGCTGA
- a CDS encoding riboflavin synthase, with the protein MFTGIVTDMGEIRALEQAGDLTARIGTAYDTAGIEIGASIACDGVCLTVVTLGEDWFDVQISAETLSKTNLGSWEPGKRVNLERALKVGDELGGHIVSGHVDGLAEVVSIQDEGDSTRVQLRAPDELAKFIAPKGSVALNGTSLTVNEVQGTTFGINFIPHTKEVTTWGGVKLGDKVNLEIDTMARYVARLREMS; encoded by the coding sequence ATGTTCACCGGCATCGTCACCGACATGGGGGAAATCCGGGCGCTCGAACAGGCGGGCGACCTGACCGCGCGCATCGGCACCGCCTATGACACCGCGGGCATCGAAATCGGCGCCTCCATCGCCTGCGACGGTGTCTGCCTGACCGTGGTCACTTTGGGCGAGGACTGGTTCGACGTGCAGATCAGCGCCGAGACCCTGTCCAAGACCAACCTCGGATCCTGGGAACCCGGCAAGCGGGTCAATCTCGAGCGGGCGCTGAAGGTCGGCGACGAGCTGGGCGGGCACATCGTGTCGGGCCATGTGGACGGGCTGGCCGAGGTGGTCTCGATCCAGGACGAGGGCGACAGCACCCGCGTACAGCTGCGCGCGCCGGACGAGCTGGCGAAGTTCATCGCGCCCAAGGGCTCGGTGGCGCTCAACGGCACCTCGCTGACCGTCAACGAGGTGCAGGGCACCACCTTCGGCATCAACTTCATCCCGCACACCAAGGAAGTGACCACCTGGGGTGGCGTGAAGCTGGGCGACAAGGTCAATCTCGAGATCGACACCATGGCCCGCTACGTCGCGCGCCTGCGCGAGATGAGCTGA
- a CDS encoding transcriptional repressor — protein MTEHTDPLGFTPHNHAHCRESALQAAEDTCAREGLSLTKQRRRVLELLLRKHKAMGAYELLDAMRDDGQPAQPPTVYRALDFLVSNGFAHKIERLNAFVACAHPGERHKPAFLLCSACGLVAEMRSQGIGEAVKAAAEELDFALERMVVEAEGLCPHCRGAAA, from the coding sequence ATGACAGAGCATACCGATCCTCTTGGGTTCACCCCGCACAACCACGCGCATTGCCGCGAGAGCGCCCTGCAGGCGGCGGAAGACACCTGCGCCCGCGAGGGGTTGTCGCTGACCAAGCAGCGCCGCCGGGTGCTCGAGCTCTTGCTGCGTAAGCACAAGGCGATGGGGGCCTACGAGCTGCTCGATGCCATGCGGGATGACGGTCAGCCGGCGCAGCCGCCGACGGTGTATCGGGCCCTGGACTTCCTCGTCAGCAACGGCTTTGCCCACAAGATCGAGCGGCTGAACGCCTTTGTCGCCTGCGCCCATCCCGGCGAGCGGCACAAGCCGGCCTTCCTGCTCTGCAGCGCCTGCGGACTGGTGGCCGAAATGCGCTCGCAGGGGATTGGCGAGGCGGTGAAGGCCGCGGCCGAGGAGCTGGATTTCGCGCTCGAGCGGATGGTGGTCGAGGCCGAGGGGCTCTGCCCGCACTGCCGCGGAGCGGCCGCATGA
- a CDS encoding ATP-dependent Clp protease proteolytic subunit, which yields MKDPFETYMNTLVPMVVEQTSRGERAYDIFSRLLKERIIFLSGPVHDGMSSLIVAQLLHLEAENPGKEISMYINSPGGVVTSGLSIYDTMQYIKPKVSTLVIGQAASMGSLLLAAGEPGMRFSLPNSRVMVHQPSGGYQGQATDIMIHAEETLKLKKRLNEIYVKHCGRTLEEVERALERDNFMSPEDAKAWGLIDEIVEKRGSADAA from the coding sequence ATGAAAGACCCATTTGAAACATACATGAACACCCTCGTCCCCATGGTCGTCGAGCAGACCAGCCGTGGCGAGCGGGCCTACGATATCTTCTCGCGGCTGCTGAAGGAGCGTATCATCTTCCTCTCGGGCCCGGTGCATGACGGCATGTCCTCGCTGATCGTGGCGCAGCTGCTGCACCTCGAGGCCGAGAACCCGGGCAAGGAAATCTCGATGTACATCAACAGCCCGGGCGGCGTGGTGACCTCGGGTCTGTCGATCTACGACACGATGCAGTACATCAAGCCCAAGGTCTCGACGCTGGTGATCGGGCAGGCGGCCTCGATGGGCTCGCTGCTGCTTGCCGCTGGCGAGCCGGGCATGCGCTTCTCGCTGCCGAACAGCCGCGTCATGGTGCACCAGCCCTCGGGCGGCTACCAGGGCCAGGCGACCGACATCATGATCCACGCGGAAGAGACGCTGAAGCTGAAGAAGCGGCTCAACGAAATCTACGTGAAGCACTGCGGCCGCACCCTCGAGGAAGTCGAGCGGGCGCTCGAGCGCGACAACTTCATGTCGCCCGAGGACGCCAAGGCCTGGGGCCTCATCGACGAGATCGTCGAGAAGCGCGGCAGCGCCGACGCGGCGTAA
- a CDS encoding capsular polysaccharide biosynthesis protein — protein sequence MEQGDHLAHRHADRHRNRLDRPRRGDQLIKDTALNNHNEGQGSAGGEIPRRLYVYTGGFLTQRRLRRMLALAGWEVSLGLPSAQDHVGVWGQSPYAARGEAMAARYGAPLLRIEDAFLRSLHPGRKGQPPLGLLLDRTGVHFDASAPSDLETLLATHPLDDHALLSRARGGIARMRAAHLTKYSGFDPGQPVPEPGYVLVIDQTQGDASVRASGGDRNRFLEMLYWAQEENPGARIVIKTHPETAQGLRPGHFTQMDAQGRVSLCTDPVSPWALLEGAVAVYTLSSQMGFEAILAGHRPRVFGTPFYAGWGLTQDEMPLPRRNRSLTRAQLFAAAMILYPTWYDPCHDTLCPFEDALGALEAQTRAWREDRQGWVASGMKLWKRRALQGFFGGQKAMVFAEGAAADGKSAQTGRRRMTWAGKAEGNVVRVEDGFLRSRGLGAELVPPLSLVLDDLGIYYDPTRPSRLETILAKAPELRPDQQDRTQRLIARLTGAGLTKYNLGTPPPALPDGHRILVVGQVEDDASIRLGSPDMQSNAALLARTRAENPEAVLLWKPHPDVSARLRKGAVAQPERWADLTVEGTDMGALLGQVQEVWTMTSLSGFEALLRGVPVTTLGAPFYAGWGLTRDLGPVPARRLSGQRPTLEALVHATLISYPRYRDPVSGLPCTAEVVAERLEHGAIPHPGLPNRLLSKLQGLLASQAHFWR from the coding sequence ATGGAGCAAGGCGATCACCTCGCTCACCGGCACGCTGACCGCCATCGCAACCGTCTCGACCGTCCGCGACGCGGTGACCAACTGATCAAGGACACGGCCCTGAATAATCATAACGAGGGACAGGGCAGCGCCGGGGGAGAAATCCCCCGGCGTCTCTATGTCTACACCGGCGGTTTCCTGACCCAGCGCCGGCTGCGGCGGATGCTGGCGCTGGCTGGCTGGGAGGTATCCCTGGGCCTCCCCTCGGCGCAGGATCACGTCGGCGTCTGGGGCCAGTCTCCCTACGCCGCGCGCGGCGAGGCGATGGCGGCACGCTACGGGGCACCGCTGCTGCGGATCGAGGACGCCTTCCTGCGCTCGCTGCACCCGGGCCGCAAGGGACAGCCCCCGCTCGGGCTGCTGCTCGACCGTACCGGCGTGCATTTCGACGCCAGCGCGCCTTCGGACCTGGAGACCCTGCTGGCCACCCATCCGCTCGACGATCACGCTCTGCTCTCGCGCGCCCGCGGCGGCATTGCCCGGATGCGCGCGGCGCATCTAACCAAGTACAGCGGCTTCGACCCCGGGCAGCCGGTGCCCGAGCCCGGCTACGTGCTGGTCATCGACCAGACGCAGGGCGACGCCTCGGTCCGCGCCTCGGGCGGCGACCGCAACCGCTTTCTCGAGATGCTCTACTGGGCGCAGGAGGAAAACCCCGGCGCCCGCATCGTGATCAAGACCCATCCAGAGACCGCGCAGGGGCTGCGACCGGGGCATTTCACCCAAATGGACGCACAAGGGCGGGTCAGCCTCTGCACCGATCCCGTCTCTCCCTGGGCGCTGCTCGAGGGGGCTGTGGCGGTCTACACGCTCAGCTCGCAGATGGGCTTCGAGGCGATCCTTGCCGGACATCGCCCCCGCGTCTTCGGCACGCCCTTCTATGCAGGATGGGGGCTGACGCAGGACGAGATGCCGCTGCCGCGCCGGAACCGCAGCCTTACCCGCGCGCAGCTCTTTGCCGCGGCGATGATCCTCTATCCCACCTGGTACGATCCCTGCCACGACACGCTCTGCCCCTTCGAGGACGCGCTCGGCGCGCTCGAGGCGCAGACCAGGGCGTGGCGCGAGGACCGGCAAGGCTGGGTCGCCTCGGGCATGAAGCTGTGGAAACGGCGGGCGTTGCAGGGCTTCTTTGGCGGGCAGAAAGCGATGGTCTTTGCCGAAGGCGCCGCCGCCGACGGCAAGTCTGCACAAACCGGCCGGCGCCGCATGACCTGGGCGGGCAAGGCCGAGGGGAACGTGGTGCGGGTCGAGGACGGCTTCCTGCGCTCGCGCGGGCTCGGGGCCGAGCTGGTTCCGCCGCTGTCGCTGGTGCTCGACGATCTGGGCATCTACTACGATCCGACCCGGCCTTCGCGGCTGGAAACGATCCTCGCGAAAGCGCCCGAGCTGCGCCCCGACCAGCAGGACCGCACGCAGCGGCTCATCGCGCGGCTCACCGGCGCGGGGCTGACCAAATACAACCTCGGAACGCCGCCCCCGGCCCTGCCTGACGGGCATCGCATCCTCGTGGTCGGGCAGGTCGAGGACGATGCCTCGATCCGCCTCGGCAGCCCCGACATGCAAAGCAACGCCGCGCTGCTCGCCCGCACCCGCGCCGAGAACCCCGAGGCCGTTCTGCTGTGGAAGCCGCACCCCGATGTCAGCGCCCGGCTGCGCAAGGGCGCTGTCGCGCAGCCCGAGAGGTGGGCCGACCTGACGGTCGAGGGCACGGACATGGGAGCTCTGCTGGGACAGGTGCAGGAGGTCTGGACGATGACGTCGCTTTCCGGCTTCGAGGCGCTGCTGCGCGGGGTTCCCGTCACGACGCTCGGCGCGCCGTTCTACGCCGGATGGGGGCTGACGCGCGACCTCGGGCCGGTCCCGGCGCGCCGCCTGTCCGGACAGCGGCCCACGCTCGAGGCGCTGGTCCACGCCACCCTCATCTCCTACCCGCGGTACCGCGATCCGGTGAGCGGCCTGCCCTGCACGGCAGAGGTCGTCGCGGAGAGGCTGGAGCACGGTGCGATCCCGCACCCCGGCCTGCCCAACCGGCTGCTGTCGAAACTTCAGGGGCTGCTTGCCTCGCAGGCGCATTTCTGGCGCTGA
- a CDS encoding metal ABC transporter permease — MLDDFLVRAALAGLGLALAAAPLGCFVSWRRMANFGDATAHAAILGVALSLALSLPVFAGTLFVALVMAVLVGALSERGLGIDTVLGVLAHGALAIGLVAITFVPGARLDLSAYLFGDILAVTKSDLLVIWGGAALVLALLLWRWQALLTATLSPDLAHASGIDPRLESRVLTVALALTVAVAIKVVGVLLIGAMLLIPAAAARPFARTPEAMALMAAGIGGVSALAGLEGALLFDTPAGPSMVCAATLIFAVTASLGALRGRR; from the coding sequence ATGCTGGACGATTTCCTTGTACGCGCGGCGCTGGCGGGGCTCGGCCTTGCCTTGGCGGCGGCACCCCTCGGCTGCTTCGTATCGTGGCGGCGCATGGCCAACTTCGGCGATGCCACGGCCCACGCGGCGATCCTTGGCGTGGCGCTCTCGCTGGCCCTCTCGCTGCCGGTCTTTGCCGGGACGCTCTTCGTGGCGCTGGTCATGGCGGTGCTCGTGGGCGCGTTGAGCGAGCGCGGGCTCGGGATCGACACGGTGCTTGGTGTGCTGGCGCATGGTGCGCTGGCGATCGGCCTCGTGGCGATCACCTTCGTACCGGGCGCGCGGCTCGACCTTTCGGCCTATCTCTTCGGTGACATCCTCGCGGTCACCAAGAGCGATTTGCTGGTGATCTGGGGCGGGGCGGCGCTCGTGCTGGCGCTGCTGCTCTGGCGCTGGCAGGCGCTGCTGACCGCGACGCTCTCGCCCGACCTTGCCCATGCCAGCGGCATCGACCCGCGACTGGAAAGCCGGGTGCTGACCGTGGCGCTGGCGCTGACCGTGGCGGTGGCCATCAAGGTGGTGGGCGTGCTCTTGATCGGGGCGATGCTCCTCATCCCGGCGGCGGCGGCCCGGCCCTTTGCGCGCACGCCCGAGGCGATGGCGCTGATGGCGGCGGGGATCGGTGGGGTTTCTGCATTGGCCGGGCTCGAGGGCGCGCTGCTCTTCGACACGCCCGCCGGACCGAGCATGGTTTGCGCGGCAACGCTGATCTTTGCGGTCACCGCGAGCCTCGGGGCGCTGCGCGGGCGGCGCTGA